One Mycobacterium paraseoulense genomic window, TGGCGCGCGTCGTCGCCGTCGAGTTGGGTTACGACTTCCTGCCGGGCACCACGGTGAACCGCTACTGCTCGTCGTCGCTGCAGACCACCCGGATGGCCTTCCACGCCATCAAGGCCGGCGAGGGTGACGCGTTCATCTCCGCGGGTGTGGAGACCGTGTCGCGGTTCGGCAAGGGCAACTCCGACTCCTGGCCCGACACCAAGAATCCGCTGTTCGACGAGGCGCAGGAGCGCTCGCAGGCCGCCGCCGCGGGCGCCGACGAGTGGCACGACCCCCGCGCCGACGGCAACCTGCCCGACGTCTACATCGCGATGGGACAGACCGCCGAGAACGTCGCCATCCTGACCGGCATCAGCCGCGAAGACCAGGATCACTGGGGCGTGCGCAGCCAGAACCGGGCCGAGGAGGCGATCAAGAGCGGGTTCTTCGAGCGCGAGATCTCCCCGGTGACCCTGCCGGATGGCAGCACCGTCAGTACCGATGACGGCCCCCGTCCGGGCACCACCTACGAGAAGGTCTCCGAGCTCAAGCCGGTGTTCCGGCCCAACGGCACCATCACCGCGGGCAACGCCTGCCCCCTGAACGACGGCGCCGCCGCGCTGGTGATCACCAGCGACACCAAGGCCAAAGAGCTCGGCCTGACCCCGCTGGCGCGCATCGTGTCGACCGGGGTCAGCGGCCTCTCCCCGGAGATCATGGGCCTGGGCCCGATCGAGGCGTGCAAGAAGGCGCTGGCGCGCGCGGGCATGTCGATCGGCGACATCGACCTCTACGAGATCAACGAGGCCTTCGCGGTGCAGGTGCTGGGTTCGGCGCGCGAGCTGGGCATGGACGAGGACAAGTTGAACGTGTCCGGTGGGGCGATCGCCCTGGGCCACCCGTTCGGCATGACCGGCGCGCGCATCGCGACCACGTTGATCAACAACCTGCAGACCCACGACAAGACCTTCGGCCTGGAGACCATGTGTGTCGGCGGCGGGCAGGGCATGGCGATGATCATCGAGCGGCTAAGCTGACCCGCTGAAACCGCCGCGACGTTGAGTGCTCGCCCTGGGCGTCGCGTGTGCGCCCAGGGCGGCGACACGCCGAGGGGCCCCGCCGCCAGCGCACACCCGAAGCCACCGGTACACACGCGATGAGCCCGAGGCATGTCCCCACACGAAAAGACCGGCACGCCATCGGCGCGCCGGTCTTTTCGTGTGAAGAGGGCTAGTTGTACTGCCCAGGCAGGTTGGTCAACCGAGTGATGGGCGGGACCTTGCCGATCGCGGAGTGTTGCCGGTGGTGATTGTAGGTATGGAGCCATGCTGGTAGGGCTGATCGGCGAGTGAGTTCGTTGGGGTAATGGCGGGCGAAAGCCCATTCGTTGGCCATGGTTCGGTGGAATCGCTCGATTTTGCCGTTGGTCTGTGGCCGATATGGGCGGGTACGTGTGGGTTGAATTTGCAGTTCAGCGCACGCAGCGCGCCAGGCGTAGGACCGGTAGCACGCGCCGTTGTCCGACAACACCCTTTCGACGCGGACCCCGCGCGCACCAAACCAGCGCACGGCTCGTTGCAACACCGCGATGGCGGTTGGAGTCTTCTCGTCGCCATGGATCTCGGCGTAGGCGACGCGCGAGTGGTCATCGATCACGGTGTGCACGTAGGCATGCCCCAGCAGCGGTTGGTATCGGTGATTACGGGTGACACCGGCGGTGGTGGTGCGGTTCTTTTTGCCGTGCGCACGGCCGACGAACCGCCACCCACCCCCGTCTGGAATGTTTCCCAGCTTCTTGACGTCCACATGGATCAGCGCACCAGGACGGTCGTGTTCGTAGCGTCGAATCGGCTCGCCGGTACGGATGTCGATGTGCGACAACCGGTTCAACCGACACCGCACCAACACCGCATGGACGGTGGACGCTGACATCGATAAGCGGGAGGCAATCGCCAGTGGTGAGAGCCGGTGGCGCCACCGCAGATGTACGATCTTGCGCACCACTGGTGGCGGGGTGCGGTTAGGGCTGCAATGCGGCCGGCTGGATCGATCAGCCATACCAGCGCTGCCCATCGCGGCATACCGCGATGCCCAGCGTTTGGCCGTCGACCACGATACGTGGAAATGCTCGGCTGCTCGAGCGATCGGCCAACCCTCGTCAACGACACGACGCGCAAGCAACAAGCGCCCACGAGGCGTCAGTACGGCATTAGCGTGGACCACGAAGGTCTCCTGTTCGTGTGGGTGTGGTGGTAGCAGCTCCACTCCACGACAGGAGGCCTTCGCCCATCAACGACCACTACAGCGTGTCGTCACACTTCCTCAACCAACCTGCCTGGGCACTACAGCTAGTCGTTCTGCAGGTAACTGAGCAGCCGCAGGATCTCGAGGTAGAGCCAGACCAGGGTCACGGTCAGTCCCAGGGCGATGCCCCAGGCCGCCTTGTCCGGCGCGCCGGCGCGCACCATCTGGTCGGCCGCGTCGAAGTCGATCAGGAAGCTGAACGCCGCGATGCCGATGCACACCAGCGAGAAGATGATGGCGATCGGTCCGCCGCTGCGCAGGCCCAGGCCGGTACCGCCGCCGACGTGGAACATCGCGAGCACGAAGTTGCCCAGCATCAGGGCCAGGACGCCGAACATCGCCGCGACCAGCATGCGGGTGAACTTGGGCGTCACCCGGATCGCGCCCGTCTTGTAGACGACGAGCATGCCGAAGAACACCCCGAAGGTGCCCAGCACGGCCTCGCCGATCAGGGCGCCCGCGTTGGCGTGCGAGACCGAGAAGTTGGCGAAGACGAACGAGATCGCGCCGAGGAAGAGCCCTTCGAGGACGGCGTAGCTGAGCACGATCGCCGGGCTGTCCTGCTTGCGGCCGAAGGTCGCGACCAGCACCAGCCCCAGGCCACCGAGGGCGCCGACCATGGTCAGTGGCATCGCCAGCGCGACGTTGGACGCCACCAGGAAGTAGGAGACCACGGCGGAGAGCGCCAGCACCGCCAGCGTGATGCCGGTCTTGGTGACGACGTCGTCGATGGTCAGCGGACGCGAAGCCCTGGCCTCCTGGTAGGGAGCCTGATAGGGGGCCGCGTAGGGGTCGGCTCCATAGCCCTGCATCGGGGCCGCGCCCGTACCGAATTGCGCGTATCCGCCCCGCTGCTTGGGCAGCGAACGAAATACCGGGTTGCTTGTCTCCCGCACCGTCGGATCCTCTCTATTGGCTCGAGCTGTGCGAACACAATCTCAACGAGCAGCGTCCCGTCCGGGTTCCCGGCGACCTGGGCATGTTTTTTGGATGCCTGGGGGCTTTGCTGCTGTCGTCGCGTTAAACATAACCCTTACCCGCGGGTATCGCGCCGGTCGTCACGATCTAGATTTTTCCCTCGGGGGTGGACCGGTGATGGGAGGCAAGGGCGTGACCGAGGAATCCGACGAGGTTCTCACCCGGGTCGACGGCAACGTCGGCCTGATCACGCTCAACCGCCCCAAGGCGATCAATTCGCTCAATCAGCAGATGGTGGATGCGCTCAGCGCCATCCTCACCGACTGGGCGGACGACGACGCCATCCGCGCGGTGGTGCTCTCCGGTGCCGGCGAGCGCGGACTGTGCGCCGGCGGCGACGTCGTCTCGATCTACCACAGCGCGCGCAAGGACGGAATCGAGGCGCGGCGGTTCTGGCGCGACGAGTACCTGCTCAACGGCCAGATCGCCGATTTCGCCAAGCCATACGTGGCGTTGATGGACGGCATCGTGATGGGCGGCGGCGTCGGCGTCAGCGCGCACGCGAACACCCGGGTGGTGACCGACACCTCGAAGATCGCGATGCCCGAGGTCGGCATCGGTTTCGTTCCCGACGTCGGCGGGGCGTTCCTGCTGTCCCGGGCACCCGGGGGGCTGGGTCTGCACGCGGCGCTGACCGGGGCGCCGTTTTCGGGCGCCGACGCCGTCGCCATGGGATTCGCCGACCACTACGTGCCGCACGACGATCTTCAGGCGTTCACCCGGGCCATCGTCGC contains:
- a CDS encoding acetyl-CoA C-acetyltransferase; translation: MPEAVIVSTARSPIGRAMKGSLVSMRPDDLAAQMVRAALDKVPALNPHQIDDLILGCGLPGGESGFNMARVVAVELGYDFLPGTTVNRYCSSSLQTTRMAFHAIKAGEGDAFISAGVETVSRFGKGNSDSWPDTKNPLFDEAQERSQAAAAGADEWHDPRADGNLPDVYIAMGQTAENVAILTGISREDQDHWGVRSQNRAEEAIKSGFFEREISPVTLPDGSTVSTDDGPRPGTTYEKVSELKPVFRPNGTITAGNACPLNDGAAALVITSDTKAKELGLTPLARIVSTGVSGLSPEIMGLGPIEACKKALARAGMSIGDIDLYEINEAFAVQVLGSARELGMDEDKLNVSGGAIALGHPFGMTGARIATTLINNLQTHDKTFGLETMCVGGGQGMAMIIERLS
- a CDS encoding IS481 family transposase; this encodes MVHANAVLTPRGRLLLARRVVDEGWPIARAAEHFHVSWSTAKRWASRYAAMGSAGMADRSSRPHCSPNRTPPPVVRKIVHLRWRHRLSPLAIASRLSMSASTVHAVLVRCRLNRLSHIDIRTGEPIRRYEHDRPGALIHVDVKKLGNIPDGGGWRFVGRAHGKKNRTTTAGVTRNHRYQPLLGHAYVHTVIDDHSRVAYAEIHGDEKTPTAIAVLQRAVRWFGARGVRVERVLSDNGACYRSYAWRAACAELQIQPTRTRPYRPQTNGKIERFHRTMANEWAFARHYPNELTRRSALPAWLHTYNHHRQHSAIGKVPPITRLTNLPGQYN
- a CDS encoding Bax inhibitor-1/YccA family protein; translated protein: MRETSNPVFRSLPKQRGGYAQFGTGAAPMQGYGADPYAAPYQAPYQEARASRPLTIDDVVTKTGITLAVLALSAVVSYFLVASNVALAMPLTMVGALGGLGLVLVATFGRKQDSPAIVLSYAVLEGLFLGAISFVFANFSVSHANAGALIGEAVLGTFGVFFGMLVVYKTGAIRVTPKFTRMLVAAMFGVLALMLGNFVLAMFHVGGGTGLGLRSGGPIAIIFSLVCIGIAAFSFLIDFDAADQMVRAGAPDKAAWGIALGLTVTLVWLYLEILRLLSYLQND
- a CDS encoding enoyl-CoA hydratase/isomerase family protein → MTEESDEVLTRVDGNVGLITLNRPKAINSLNQQMVDALSAILTDWADDDAIRAVVLSGAGERGLCAGGDVVSIYHSARKDGIEARRFWRDEYLLNGQIADFAKPYVALMDGIVMGGGVGVSAHANTRVVTDTSKIAMPEVGIGFVPDVGGAFLLSRAPGGLGLHAALTGAPFSGADAVAMGFADHYVPHDDLQAFTRAIVAGGVQSAIAAHAVDPPPSVLAAQRHWIDECYAGDTVEDIVASLRKHDAGPAQDAANLIGTRSPISLSVTLEAVRRAAKLQTVKDVLVQDYRVSSASLRSHDLVEGIRAQLIDKDRNPKWSPATLAAVTAADVEAYFAPVDDDLSF